A stretch of DNA from Globicephala melas chromosome 4, mGloMel1.2, whole genome shotgun sequence:
aaatttatgtgctgcctataagagattcactttagatctaaagacacacagagtctgaaagtgaggggatgggaaaaggtattccatataaatggaaatgaatagAAAGCCAGGGCagaaatacttatatcagacgaaacagactttaaaacaaagactgtaacaagaatcaaagaaagacattacataatgatcaagggatcaatccaagaaggtataataattgtaaatataacaactgtaaatccaagaagatataacaattgtaaatgtataacaattgtaagtatacatgcacccaacataggagcacctcaatatatatgGCACAttttaacagacataaagggagaaactgacagtaacacaatagtaggggactttaaattAAACACCCCTCTCtccttacatcaatggacagatcatccagacagaaaatcaacaaacactggccttaaatgacacattagatcagatggacttaacagatgcattttttccaaccataatgccatgagactagaaattaattacaagaaaaaaaaacaactgcaaaaagtacaaacacatggaggctaaacaatatgctactgaacaaccaataggtcactgaaaaaaaatcagaggaaataaaaagaaacctggtgacaaatgaaaacacaatgatccaaaatccatgggacacagcaaaagccattctaagaggaaagtttatagtaatacaaacctcagaaaacaagaaaaatcttatacCTATACCTATAGGTATACCTATACCTATAGGTaaacctcagaaaacaagaaaaatcttatacCTATACCCAAacaaccttatacctaaaggaagtagaaaaagaacaaacaaaacccaaagttaagtagaaggaaagaaataataaagatcagagcagaaataaatgaaacagagactaaaaatacaatagaaaaaaaaggaatgaaacagctgattctttgaaaagataaataaaattgataaacttttagccagatacatcaaggaaaagagagaaggccCAAGTAAGTAAAAATCGgcaatgaaaacagagaagttgCAACCAATGCCACAGAAATATAAGATcatgagaatactatgaacacttatatgccaataaactggaaaacttagaagaaatggatacattcctaggaatgtacaatctcccaagactgattcaggaaggagaaaacatgaacagactaaCAGTAatggaaattgaatcagtaataaaaacaaaaaaacaaaacaaagaaaaaaccccaaaaacttccaacaaaagtCCAATACCAGACAGCTTTACAGCTGATTCTACGAAACATTGAGTTAACATCTACCCTTCTCAaattccaaaaattgcagaggaagaaacacttccaaattcattctacaaggccacgatcaccctgatacccaaaccaaagatattaagaaaataagaaaattacaggccaatatcattgataaacacagatgcaaaaatcctcaagaaaacattagcaaatcaaattcaacaatacattaaaaggatcatacaacatgataaaagtgggatttaacccagggatgcaaggatgatttaTCCccaaatcgatcaatgtgatacaccatattaactgaataaaaatcatgatcatctcaatagatgcagaaaagcttttgacaaaattcaaaatccatttatgataaaaattctcaacaaagggacttcccttgtggtccagtgggtaagactctgtgctcccaatgcagggggcccgggtttgatccttggtcagggaactagatcccacatgcatgccacaactaagacctggagccaccaaaataaatacaaaaatattttaaaaaaattagcgaCAAAGTGGGTACAGAAGAAAACATACCTCAGTATAATAAAAGCCATGTGTGACAAGCCTACAGGTAACATCatatggtaaaaagctgaaagcatttcctctaagatcaggaacaaaacaaggatgtccactctcaccacttttattcaacatagtattgtaggtcctagccacaacaatcagacaagaaaaaaaataagaggaattcAAATTTCAAAGGATGAAGTAATGCtctcactgtctgcagatgacatgatactgtatacagataatcctaaagatgccaccaaaaaactattagaacttatcaatgaattcagtaaagttgcaggttacaaaattaatatacagaaatctgttgcattgctatacactaacaactatcagaaagagaaattccatttacagttgcatcaaaaagaataccaGGAATAAATCTGACTAggaaggtaaaagacctgtattcactgatgaaagaaattgatgaCACTAACAAATGTGAAGAtgtactgtgctcatggattgaagaatattgttaaagtgaccataccccccaaggcaatctatagattcaatgcaatccctatcaaaataccaatgctatttttcacagaactagaataattctaaaatttgtatggaaacaccaaagaccccaaaaggccaaaacaatcttgagaaagaacgaAGCTAGAGGTAACATGatccctgatttcaaagtatactacaaaggtatagtaatcaaaacagaatggtactggcataaaaacacacacagatcaatggaacagaatagagagcccagaaacaaactcacactTTTAtcatcaattaatctatgataaaggatatacaacagaaaagacagcatcttcaataaatgatttgggaaactggacagctacatgcaaaataaactggactactttctcacaccatatataaactcaaaatgtaagacatgaaaccataaagtttctagaagaaaaaacataGGGAGGATGCTCTTTACCATTGGtctcagttttgtgtgtgtgtgtgtgtgtgtatatatatatatatcttctgtcttctcaggtaaaagaaataaaaaaaaataaacaaatgggactacataaacctaaaaagcttttgtgcttttgcacagtgaaggaaactaccaacaaaataaaaaggccaactactaaatgggagaagatatttgcaaaggatGTATCAggtaagtggttaatatccaaatataaaaagaactcatacagGGACGtcactggtagtccagtggttaagactccacgcttccactgcagggggcatgggttcgatccttggtcagggaactaagatcctgcatgccacatggcatagccaaaaataaaaataaaaataaaaataaaaatggacagaggacctgaaGGACCTGAGAAGACATTTTCCCACAAAAGTCATGCAGatagatgttcaacatcactatcaccagggaaatgcaaaccaaaaccacagttatcacctcacacctgtcagaatggctattatcaaaaagacaacaaataacaagagtTCTCAagcatgtggagaaaggggaaccctcatgcactatttgtgggaatgtaaattggtgcagccactatggaaaacagtatggaggctcctcaaaaaattaaaaatagatctaccatacgacccagcaataccactcctgggtatttatccgagcaaagtaaaatcattattttgaaaagacaTGTACATCCctatgttcaatgcagcattatttacaacagccaatatatggaagcaacctaatgaaGAAAATGTGTTACATAGATACAATgaaataacagccataaaagagaatgaaaatttgccattagcaacatggatggacctggagggtattatgcttagtgaaatagtTCAGACAAAtagtgatttcacttatatgtagaatttataaaacaaaaacaaacaaagaaacagtcaTAGATACTGAGAACAACAcatgccagaggggaggggtgtgtgtggggatggGTGAAATAGATGAGGAACATTAACAGGTACatacttccagttacaaaataaatgagttgtaggtatgaaaaaaatacatatacttaCATTCCAAAATGAACAGTTCAGTTAAAAAAGCacttgtatttgatttttgatatttcaaaaatttcacaCTCCAaccaaaaatgactgaaaatataCTTCCTCTAGTTTAGAAATTTAGGGACTATAATCCAGACGAAATCCTGAAATTTAAAATGGCTCTCATTTGAGAAATTTGTAAGCTTCTCAGAGGACAAGCCCTGAAATCTTTAGTTTACATAGTAAAGACTGTAGATTTCCCTACTATGGTCTAAGATAACACAATTtaatacagcaatgaagacaagAATACATTTCAATGTTtatctttggaaaataatattcATCACAGGTTCACAGCCAGTTTCATTCCAGGTCTGGTTTTAACATTAAGAGTACTCTACAAACATTTCTCAAATGGAAAGGTCACTCGAGATGACATTATCAGCCTCCTAGAGCAAAGGAGGAATGTCATCAATTCTCCATTTTCAAAGATAATCAGTTACCAGTTAAGAGTAAAAACCACCAGACTCCAAAAtctacatatttactttttattgaatttgttaatgTTACAGAGTTTTTGCACTGCCAAACCATGCCTgagaattcaaagaaagaaatggtacAATGGACAGCCTCATCCACCCATCATACAGCATATTAAAACTTGATTCATGTGCATTTTGATAATTtcacaatcttttaaaaagttataagaaGGGTTGGAATTTTAAATCTCCTGCAGGTCTTCAGATTTCTATGCCATTAAGTAACATTTCCACATATTCGTCTCAGTTCATTCCTCAATAACATAACCCCCAACGAAATTTTGctggaaaaaaatgcatactTTTTAGGGGAAATATGTGGCTCAAGGTCCAAGAGGTTATTTGTTAAAAGATTTTTGGTTCTCAAATGAAGTCTTCAGATTAACCAAGAATCCTTTGTTTCTCACTCATCCAACCTCTCCTTGGCTGGCTCAGCTACTCACCCAAGTACACCAGAACGTAGGCATCCTGCCTGCCACTTCAAATAATGCCAACATTATTGCCCAGATATGGTTCGCATCTGACAGCAGATGACTCTGTAACACTCCTAGGAGTGCGATTCCTGCACTGACACTTATCAAGACtgaactcctagaggaaaatgcTCCCACATCAGGATAGTTTTACTCACCCATTTGCTTCACTCTTGCCAGTAGCAAGTCTGCAACTCCTACATTTGGCAAAGGGATTTTATTACAGAGAAATCCAGACTCTGCATCAAGTGGTCACATGCCactttgaaatatttctattGAACCGAAGATACAAAACTAGGAAATTACCAGACTATCTCATTAGATGGAAAGACTTTTCAGTAATCCTGGGTAGCGTCCTGATGTCCTTTTCCAGGACTAAAAATTACTGGATAGTTTAAGCTGTAATCATTAAAAACAGAAGTGCTACATCACCTGTCTTTCGCCCCTGACTCTCCAAATGAACAACGTAAAAAGACACACCAGGAGGTTGATGACAGAGCTAGGCTGAGACAATCACTGCGTCTAATACGTTAAACGTTTGGGCACAAGTGCATCTGGAATTCTTGTCAGAGATCATGCAAGATCCATGAAACTTCAGTGGGTTTTAGGTTGAGGTTCTGCTCTCACTGCTTTGAATTTATAAGGACACATCTGTGACTCCCTTGGCCTGAGCAGAAAATATACTCTTTCCACAAGTTTACTATACAACTTAGACCTGATTAGAGGAAGCTTTAGCAGCACCTGAAGTAGAGCCCCCTGCATCTACTGCCCTTTGTATCAAAGGCCATCTGGTTCTGCTCTAGGGATTGGCAAATTCATGAGACGTTTCACAATTCCAATGCATATTTCAGGTTACTTAGCCAAGCAATATGCTCTGTCAAAGAACTATTCCAagtcaaagcaaaaaaaaaaagaaagaaagaaagaaaaaaaaagccttaataTGGAACACAGAAAAAGTACTacccaaataaaaaattactaaaaaaataagattattccCCCCCCACACCCCTTTTCCCACTTGGTGACCCGAGTTTGGTTGAATTTAATTTGTGGTTACCTCAGAATACAACTCAAAGTTTAAATTATAAATCACAGCCCTACACAGATTATCTGAACACATCAGTTCTTTAGAGAGCGGCATGTTCCAGGAAGTCTAATACCCACTACAGAGTGTTCCTTATGAATGGGGCACAGGACAGGTTAATTAAGGTCACTTAAATCTTCATCTTTTACAGCAGATCAGAACCCAGAAGATGGCTGACTTTCTGCAGGATTTCTGATAGGAATCCAGTAGAGCTGGTTTCAAGTTTCACATCGACACTTAAAAGCTGTAACCTTCTTATCCAGAAGTTGTGATCCACATGAAGTCCACAATGAGTGCAGCAAATCTGAGGTAGTCAACCCTTACGAAGGCTCAGTATCTGAAcataaaaagattttgaaatgACCACTGGCTGCAGTTTTCGATTATTTTGTATTTGCAGAGTAACTCTGAAAGAACACTGCTGAATCTAGTTGACACATTTATATAACAATGAAAATCCCCCTAAATCCAATACACATAAAGAGCAGTTGTGATACTTTAAACTTCCATAGTGCAATAGGGCCGGTCCCGTATACCGAGTGGTCTGCATCAGTTGTAGATCCAGCAGAGATCAGATGATGATGGCTGTCCGTGGTGGTTAGCTGTGGTCTAGTTACCTTAGAAGGGTTAGCAAACACCATTCCTTAATTGTACTGTGTGTGGCTGCTTTTCTGATTCTCAAGCACAGCATACTGGTTGTCTAGCTGAAGTTTAAGGGCCTGGTTTTTTGAAACCTCATCCCTACCTCTAGTTTTGTGTCTTACTACTTCAAAgctcttctccatttctttatccctaagggaaaagaaatgtaatcagtaaatatttcttcttcactaggttgttttgaaaatatccttccttgaatttaaaaaaaagccaccCCTTAGAAAAATCCTGAGGAAGGGACAGGAGGGGGAAACTGGTATATAAATCCTTACCAAAACCACTTTTAAGGCttcaaatgaacagaaaatatagAATACTGTACTGAAGCTCTAGGGTCCTATTTTCTGTGGTAGCAAATCTACTGAATACTATTAACTGAAGACCTATTTTGGGACCAACTTCAAGACAACTGGAAAGTTAAAAAGCTGTCTAATGACATGGTGATTCCTTCTAAGACTCATTGTTACTCTTAGCAAATAATAGACAATACACATCTCTTTCTTTATGCATAAAGTAAGAACAACAATTTCCTCATTCAAGTAAAGTTCTACTCATTATTCAAAGAACTCTCCACACATCTACTTTATGGGAGTGGGTCAGATAAAGATGAGTGTGGTGAATCACTGCCTCTCGTGGAGGACAGAGCAGAGGAACAAGTCAAGTGGAGGCTTAAATTCAAGCCAGCTATGCTCTCAAAGAGGCAAAAACACTGGGATTTAATTTAAAAGCCACCCCGAAAAATTTCCATCTGATGTCATTTacatttcttcccattttatttactttgtaaaAAATTCATGTCCCTAAATAAGATGTGGATGTGCCATATGTGGTCATTTAACTCCAGGTAGCATTCATTTTAAGTACCTGctgaaataagattatttttaatattagattTATAAATGCCAACATCTGTCATCTACTCATATTAACTGGGAATATAATGAAGTATTGCTGACTTTTCTAGTTTCTATATTACAAGGAACACAGAAGCAGCAATAATgtacttaatatttattaagaattctTACTAGATGAGACTTGTCATGGCTACAGAATGACATAAACTAGGGATAAGGGAAACTTGCAGACGAAGTTTGTCTTTGGTGCTCTTTCTCCTCGCCCCCCCGCCCCGGGTCCttccccccttctccccccagtcctgggcatataagTCCCACCTTAATTCTCAGTTGTCTCTCAGCTGCAGCTTGGGCTTTACTGCAACACCCCAGGTGGGTTTTCAAATCCCAAAAACCCCACTCCCTGGCCAAAGGATAGGGCTCCAAAACACAATATTGAGAATACTTACTTCCGGCTTTCTACATGCTTGGCAGTGGACTGCAGGGATGGGAACTGTGTATCACTGTAGATTTCTGGTGGTCCTTGGGGTGCTTTCCTTGTTGTGGTCAACCTGGCCCCAGGAGGCCTATACACGCCACTAGTCATTGTCGGTTCTGGGGTTTCTGTAACTAACATTTCAAAACAGTTTAGAGAAACTATTCAAGTGCTTGGCGTTTTAATAAGCTACTCCTGAATTCCTGATCATTTTAACAGTATGGAAAAAAACAATACTTACATTAAGGGTCTCTGAACAACAGAAGGAAAGTTATCTGAGGAAATGTCCAAAAGCAAAGGCCTATTTTTCTAGGGTAAAAGTAGTCTTCCAATTTCTCTTCCATGTACAATTTTAATTATCTATGTAAGTGAGTTCTATTAAGTCAACTTATTGGAAGTGGGAAAGGCATCTGCTGTTCCTGGGAGACAGGTCTCATCAGGGACTACCTTTCAAAGTATGACCACTTTTACATCatcaatgaattttttattttctagtaaaacaggagaaaaaattaAGCAGCCCAAAAGTCTTGTACCATGACCAAGATTTTGAGGACACAGCCTTTCAGCTTTTCTTACATACCATTCACCGCCCCCCATCCTAAACATGAATTCAGTGTTTTACACACGTTTTCTAGTTATCCAAAGCTTCCTTTCAAATGAACATCTCTACATCATTCATTAGCTCAAGTGTAATGCAGCTAGAAGGAAAAACTATGCATGGTAGTAATCTGTGATCTTTGGACAGTAACAtttgggggtgatttgttatCCTTTATATTATTCTGTATAAAATGGGTATACATCAGAGCATTATTtctcaacattttttctttattgcctTCCTGAAAGAGCCTTTTTAGACAACTTTCTTCTAAACAGTACTGTCCCCACGCCCCAAGCAAAAAATGTTAATACCATAGATACACTGTACATATGTTTACATACTCTGGCCCTCTGATGGGCCACAAACCACTGTAAGATCCCTTTAAGATTTCTTTACCATTCCCACTCTCCCCCGAGCCAAGAAGCACTTTTCATCCTCTTGGGAGTGATAAAATCCACCTGTCTGAGAATTCATTCTTCAGAGAGAGTAAAAtagggaatggaaaaaaaaagacacaggtaCCCAATATTCCTTAGTCAGCCGtcaaacattgaaaaaaaatgcttaaacaTGTAAATCTGGCAAGCTATAGGGCTGCAGTAAGATTTAAGCAGCCTACAGCCTTAACTTCCAAATTTCTTTATTGAGGATATGAAAGTCTTTAGATCAGACACAAGTCTCTCTCCTAGGAATGGAAAGAAGACCCTACTCACCCAGTGCAAGCATGCATTTAGTTGAAAGCTGACTGCatataaaattatacacaaaTAGACAtctttatgaaaatgaaatatgaagGTTACCAACTACTGGAGCCGGAGGTGCTTGTACCGGAGCTGTTTTATTCCAGGGACCTGAAGATTTTTctacaccaccaccacctcctccgcCTTCTTCCCAGTTATCACCTggatcttctcttttttcattttcatcttcttccttttcactattggaaaataaacaagtgaattcAATTACAGAAACACCAGGAAAACTGTCAGTCCAAATCCTTAATTCTATCAATAATGATCTGTGATTCTGGAGAAGTTACTTATTAACCTCTTCAAGCCCAAATGCCtcacttgcttttaaaaaaaaaaaagagaggaagaattaGGGGATTTAATCTATTTTATGCATTAGGACTTCATGTAAAAGGATTCATCGCTGGAAAAAGGTTGAGAAAACCTCTCTGTCTGACAGTCTCCATTTCCCTTTTTGCAAACTCCATACACTCAAGAATATCTAGAAATATTTAACGCACTGACATGCCAGGCTTTTAACAATCTGTGTTGATTATTTATAGCAGCCCCTactgagggagggaagagaggtcaATCTAACCtgaaatgtagagaaaagggCAACTTGAAAGATTAAAAGTAcaattacttgatttttttctaggaCCAAAGTGTACAAACAGGCACTTACGGTAAGCATATTTTTAGTGATCAAATGTATGGGTTTTAAAAGTTGTATAATTTCATTTGCTAATCCTTTAGTACATGTAAAAAAATACTCTCAAAATTAATTCACATTCCAACAGAGGAAAACAAGTTAGCATTCAGTATTTACATCAGTGCTTCAACTTTATTAGTGTCAGTCTCTACTGTCTAGACATAGGAAATACATAGAACTGGTCCCTAACATCAGAGATGTGTCACGCATTTAAAGAAGAGAATACAAGAACTCAGTCTTTGGCTTACTAGTgattataaatgcaaaatatatcCTCAGTGGTGACATACCATTCTAAGACTGACTGAACTGTTCTATTTaatgcctatttttaatttttttttttaagatttgatgtggaccatttttaatgtctttactgaattacaatattgcttctgttttatgttttcttggttttttggccataaggcatgtggtatcttagctgcccgaccagggactgaacccacatcccctgcactggaaggcgaattcttaacccCTGGGCTGCCAGGCAAGTCCCTATTTTTTTATTCTCGAATCAACTTGAGTCAGAAGTCTGTGATCTCTGCAAGGtatctttatttctccttgtgtTGGATTACTTATTACTATTTTATGTAAGCCTGAATTTGCTAAATTATCAAGTACATATATCTTGCCTCTATACCGCTGGCTTGGCAGCACAAAGATAACTGCCAAATCAAACTTCCTTTTTGCAACTCTTTGCCCTTGCAGATGATGCACCTGGCACAGACCACCAACCTTCTCCCTGGATTACTTTCCATGACAGTGGTGGTGTTTCCTAGGTCTTCAGCTTATCAATCTCTGTCATCAATCTAACTGTCCTttcctctattaaaaaaaacaggctgcgggacttccctggtagagcagtggttaagaatccgcctgccaatgcaggggacatgggttcgatccctggtccaggaagatcccacatgccgcggaggaactaagcccatgtgccacaactactgagtctgtgctctagagcccgtgtgccataactactgaagcccacgcactgcaactactgagcctatgtgcctcaactactgaagcccccatgctCTAGGGCTcatgtgctgcaattactgagactgcatgctgcaactactgaagcctgtgtgcctagagcccatgctcctcaacgagaagccaatgcaatgagaagcctgtgcaccgcaacaaagagaaatCCCGTGCGCGGctgtgaagacccaacgcaacaaaaagaaaaaagaaaatgctacatGCTGCTGCCTAAAGCTCTGTCCCTGGCCTTCCACTCTTTCAGacattttctccttttgataTCTGATCCATGACAATGGCCATAACAACGTATATATGACTCCTACCTTGACTGTGACCTTGGGAACATCAGGGCATATCCTGGTTTCTGCAAAATGACATCTAAGGGTGCTTTCTTTCCATGTCTATTAAAATAAGTTCTGGCTATATGACAAATTTCTTGAATAGCTAATGGTC
This window harbors:
- the CDV3 gene encoding protein CDV3 homolog isoform X2 yields the protein MAEMEERSLDNFFAKRDKKKKKERSNRAASAAGSAGVAGGSSGAAGAAGGGAGVGTRPGDGGTAGAGATGPGAATKVVTKDEDEWKEFEQKEVDYSGLRVQAMQISEKEEDENEKREDPGDNWEEGGGGGGGVEKSSGPWNKTAPVQAPPAPVVETPEPTMTSGVYRPPGARLTTTRKAPQGPPEIYSDTQFPSLQSTAKHVESRKDKEMEKSFEVVRHKTRGRDEVSKNQALKLQLDNQYAVLENQKSSHTQYN
- the CDV3 gene encoding protein CDV3 homolog isoform X1, with the translated sequence MAEMEERSLDNFFAKRDKKKKKERSNRAASAAGSAGVAGGSSGAAGAAGGGAGVGTRPGDGGTAGAGATGPGAATKVVTKDEDEWKEFEQKEVDYSGLRVQAMQISEKEEDENEKREDPGDNWEEGGGGGGGVEKSSGPWNKTAPVQAPPAPVVVTETPEPTMTSGVYRPPGARLTTTRKAPQGPPEIYSDTQFPSLQSTAKHVESRKDKEMEKSFEVVRHKTRGRDEVSKNQALKLQLDNQYAVLENQKSSHTQYN
- the CDV3 gene encoding protein CDV3 homolog isoform X5, coding for MQISEKEEDENEKREDPGDNWEEGGGGGGGVEKSSGPWNKTAPVQAPPAPVVVTETPEPTMTSGVYRPPGARLTTTRKAPQGPPEIYSDTQFPSLQSTAKHVESRKDKEMEKSFEVVRHKTRGRDEVSKNQALKLQLDNQYAVLENQKSSHTQYN
- the CDV3 gene encoding protein CDV3 homolog isoform X3; its protein translation is MAEMEERSLDNFFAKRDKKKKKERSNRAASAAGSAGVAGGSSGAAGAAGGGAGVGTRPGDGGTAGAGATGPGAATKVVTKDEDEWKEFEQKEVDYSGLRVQAMQISEKEEDENEKREDPGDNWEEGGGGGGGVEKSSGPWNKTAPVQAPPAPVVVTETPEPTMTSGVYRPPGARLTTTRKAPQGPPEIYSDTQFPSLQSTAKHVESRNRYLK